CGTATCTCTGACTCTGCCGAGTCAGACCCATCACTCACCTTATTATCACCCATATGTATTCTTATTACCCTCCTTCAAACCTTTCGGGGTACCTTTTCCCCTCATCCAATTTCCCGCCGATGACCGTGGAATTTGGAGCCATCTCCAAATTACACCGACTACGCTACTGGTATATAACCCAGCAGCCACGACATCCTCGGGGGCAGTAGCATCAGTAGTAGCAGAGCAGTAGCATCTTCAGCCAGTCAGTCGCCCGAGTCGCCAGCCGCCGGACATCGACTACTCCGCAGTCTCCTCCGTAGCCGCTGTCCTTCCCCGCTGCTCTTCCTCGCTGTTCTTCCTATTCATTCTCCCTCGCCGTTCTCCCTCTCTATTCTCCTTCTTcattctccctctctctattcttcctctCTATTCCCCCTCTCAGTTTCCCCCACTCAGTGTATGTGTGCAGCTCGTGATTCAATACAACAACCAGATCTGTCATCACACGGTGCAAGGTATTTCTCGACTCTGGATTTGCTGAGTGGATACTGGCAAATCGAGATAGAAGAAAACGTAATATAAAACAGCTTTTATTTGTGAATATGGTTTGTACGAATTTAACTGTATGCCATTTGGTTTGTGCAATGCACCAGGCACATTCCAAAGAGAGATGAATACGGTGTTAAAGGACGTACTTTATGAATTTACACTTGTTTACCTTGACGACATCATCGTTTTCAGTAAAACGCTTGATGATCACATAAAACAGTGTTAATAAACGTTCTTACACCACCCCGCGCGccgttttatttgttaaacaaagaaaacacgCGCTTATGAGGGGGCGACAACTCAGCGTGGGTGAAATGGGGGAGAAGAAagggcaaaaaaaataaaatctattttcaatttacaattgaCTAATACATGAAATATGacgcgaaaaatctgaaaatgaagattgTTGTTCTATAAGTTTTTACTACTAGAGTTCTGGATATTCCGAATCATTGTTCTTCTACTGGGCGTCATTAGAAATTCTAATAAGAAATTCACGAATTATTCAATGTGCACGTGGACAACTTTACTGCGGATTAGCAAATCGAAAGATTCCTCGCAGTATTTCATCGATGCAGATGCCTCACAATACGGCGATGGTGCAGTTTTGAGACGAGatttaaatgtatttgaaaaagttattGCTAAGACGTTTCCTCCgtcaaaaattggattttttggaaCGCAgcgaaattctaattttttcgtATTAAGCTTCTCTCACGCGAAGAAAACCTGTCGTTTGAATTTCCCACGCTGATCGTATacaaacgccatctagcgttcACACCAAGAGATATGCTTTAAACGTTTCTTGGGCGAATTGATCTACAGACTACAATCGACTTTATCCATCCAATTGTATAAGAATTTAGTTGAAAGGTTGGACCAACATATTAGTTAATCCAACCCATCTACTAAACATCATACaagaagatttattttttaaatcgggtAGGTAAGGAAATGGGTGACGCGTGAGCCATGAAAAATatacaacaatgaaaatttaTTAACCGAGGTTAAATCAGGAAAGGTTAATGTTAGAAATTATGTCTTTCCGTCTTCAATTAGTTGTGGGGAGTGGGTAGCGCAGAGGCCATGGTAAAAGGGCCAAAAACGGTTAAGTGAAAATCCGACCACactttacaaataaaataaatgtacacATTTTGCTACAATCTTCACACAAGTAACACAAACGGATTTCTgaatagaaaatgatgaaagccGTACCACAgattttctaaattaatttttcttaaattctcCACAAGCAGTGTCACCCCAGCCACACCCTAATAAGGCAGACATAGAAATGATAAAGCAGGAACCACGAACCAGGAACAAGGAAACGGAACAAGGGAAACGCGAAATGGCGGCAATAGCTGCTTTGTTGCCAACTTGCCAGTCTTCAATATTGTTTATAAAATATGCGGCAAGGGCGCAAGGCCTTCATCAGGGAAACCGAGGAaaactttacattttcaaTCTCGAGAAGAATTCAGgcgatcgaaaaaaaataatttcctatGCACtctttaatttcattattttgttgtttgtattgTATAGTGCCTCTAGTGTTACAATTATAGGCCTACTCATTATTGAATGAACTTTTTAACCTAAAGTGAAATGTTTGTATTAGTCATGTTATCTTGTTGAAAATGTACCTTATTGCCATTGGTAAATATATTTTAGCGCCATGGTTACCCGTCACTATCAACCCCACCACAAAAGAAggataaattattttagatcTTGAGACTAGTTTATTACATAGGAGGAGCACAACcatgaattaaaatataaaagaatttcGTATTGTGATAAATATCGTATACTTCGCCGCTAACACGCTTTCtggcttatttttaaatttagaaattatcGATTATTCATCCAATTAATTTCGTTGTTAGCTACGCCGGTGACTTAGAGAATTTAAGTGTGGCAAATCGATGCATTTTTTGCATCCGATTAACAATAAACAAGGCCAGATTTAAGCTATATGCGTTCACAGACGTTGTATCAAAATGGCATTCACTTGACTTTATAAAAGCCacatgaaaacaattaaaactcGGAATCGGAAagagaatttgaataaaagataTTACGTGCAGTTGATATAAATGCAAAATATAGGCATTACTGTACACTTAACAAACTAATAATCGGAAGCCCCTACGATTGGTATGAGAGTTAACGATATCCGTTTACATGAATGGAAAATCTTACAGTAGAACATTAGGAATCCGTCTCGCTTTCGTCGGAGGTGGACACTCGATCACCGTTCACATCTCCGTCAATGCAGAGATAGGTGTCTACAAACAAATGTAAGTCGAGTTTGATGTTTCGTTGGCGGCAAGTTTTCTTGAGTTGATTAAAATCACCAGAACATCTGTATTTAATATCtttaaagagagaaagagagcgcAAACATGGAAGATGTGCCAGTATCTTCAGTCCCATATCAACAGTGAATTTCCGAGGCATCTTATACTTGAAGCTGACTAGATGAGGCCACTGTAAATGAAAACAAGTGTAATTATAAACAatcttaaaataaatgtttgaataTTCTTGTCATACTTGCAGAAAAAGTTCGATAAATTGCTCATCCGACTGTCCAACATGATGCAAGCATAGGACGTCGATATGTTTAAGGGTAGACTTCTTTAGAAAAAGTTCCTCGAGTTCGGAGTTCATGCAGAAATCCAATTGCACCTCTTCTAGCTTTGGCAAAAACGTCTCGGGGATCAGATTTGATTTAGTCTCTACACTGAAATAGCTTTTGAGCGGTGGGTGAAACTCGGTAGAAAGTTTGAGGATCTGAAGGTTGTCGCACGAAATAAGAAAGTCGAATTTCGGGATAAAAACGCCGTCCAAAACTACTTCGAGCGCGGTTAGGAAGGGCGCCGTTGCTTGCGTGATCACAGAACATAGTGGACCATCACTCTCCGTACAAGTTAAAACCCTTAACTAATAGGgcacaaattaaaatttcaaaaataatgcgcaaacattttaaaattaataccttatttaatttgttgaaatCATTTGCTATTTCTAATAATGTGAATCCATTTTCTGAAGTTTTAGTTTCAGCAACGTCACGAACACTTGTTTCAAGGAGATGAAGTTTCTGAAGATCAGGACAGAGTTCGCACATGCTCTTGAGATTCAAGTAATCCCTCTCACCTTCAACGAAAAGACTCGTCAGAGCCAACTTTCCTGGATTCGTAAAATCATTGTGATTATTTGGTTGAAGAAAGTTGCGAGttacaataataattaataccTGAAAATTCTTTTAGCACAATAGAATCTGAATTCGAGGGAAGAGATAACTCCATGCTTTCGTCGGCAGATGACTCTCGATGCATTCGATTCTGAGTATCCCACAGTGCGCGAATACTAGTAGTGTAgtctttgaattcaaaatcagATGTTTCAAGCTTTTGTAAAAGCGGCAGGTGGCGTAGAATGAAGGCAATAACATATGGCTCATTACTGCTGAAATAATTTATCCGAATTTCTTCCAAGGTTTGGCAGAATGAATATAAGAGATGAGGCGGCACACAACATTCATTGTAAGCCTTTTTCTGTTCGGTGGCCGGGTTTTGGTCGTGTTCGATTGAGGGAACATCTGGAGTGACATTTCTCAGCAGGGTCAAATCACCACAGTAGAATATACTCAAAAATTCGTCGATAGAAAGAGGTAAATTATCGAAACCGAGACGCAAGGACTTTAGACGCGGACAAGACTTTCCCAAAACGGAGATGATGGATTTGCACTGAATGGGAACCTTGTCTAAATGCAAGCTTGTCAGAAAAGTAAATTGGCTGATGTAAAAACCAATGGTCTCTGGCCAGTCTTGCGcctaataattaataaaataagtaCATATCTTAAGTTATCATTTgtttaaaacataattttatgTGTCACTTCTAAAACGTAAAACCTACCAAGCCGTTTGAGCAATGGAAGTGAAGTTTCCCAAGATTCGGGCAGCGCTTGATGATGATCGGCAAAATGCGATTATCAAAACATTCACATCCATCCTCGTCCCTACAAGGAATCTCGACGAGGTCCATGTGATCGTCCAAGATAACATCAAGAAGGCGAAAAAGACCCACTAGATCTCTGGCCTCTTTTCCCTGACTCTGAAAATGTTTAAGTAGTCGAAGACGcatatctttatttttatttgcgtCATATTGGCCTAGTTTCTGATTTAGCTCATTACGAGCGGAATGAAGTGGTCGTTCTTCATCGGCTGATCGGAGCAGGGCGTCAACCatgcaaaaataaatgtttaacatTTCGTCTTTGTTTTCCTCCTCCAATCCAGGCGCAGATGCTTCTTCGGACGATGAAGGTGTTGACGACGGTGGCggtgttgtcgtcgtcggagGTTTCGGTCTCATGGCCCAGCTACCTTCATAGGCACCTTCTACGTCTTGACTAGACTTGCGTTTGCGGCTATCACTTAAGTTAGACACGGCGATCGGCCTCACCACCGCACTGcgttgagaaaacaaaaagatatgAGTTCAAAGATAGGAAAACttcataaattaaattataaattagaCAGTTTACTGATGCATCCAATTTTTCTCTggcgaaaacaaaattaaaattacattttttataaaatcaataaaacttACGAAGAAAATGTCGCTATTATTAATCAAAGTTAGATTTTATTCCAAACGGCTGTTTTTCGAATACGAAAGGcggcattttttttacacgaaTGATTGCCACATTTTGTTGatgaaacacatttttgaataataaaagacaCTTGGAAAATTGTTACTAAAACACTTTTGCACTGTAAGCGTAGCCTAAACGCTAAACTTTacactaataaaattttgggGTTCAAGCGCCTTTTGGGATGCACTTCACGTGCCGAATGCCTCATACACAATATTAAAAGGTGAACGCAAATTCTCTTCCCGATGTCCGACGGCCATTCACAGCCGAGTTTTATAAGTGTTTCAAGGTAAAATCTTGAAGAGTATACCTCGACCAAGGTATAACCGTGTGCAGTTTTGGCTTTTTGGAGCTCATTCTTTGATTGTTCGTAGTATAGCCACGTGCCGTTTTTCATCCTCGCAAAAAGGGGTTGCTTCCCAGTTCCCACTGTGACCTTGTACTTTGATTTGTTTAGACTTAATGggaaaaacatgaaattttaCACATCAAGGTCTTTCATTGATTGAGGACTAAGATCCCCGCTCAAATGCGCAGGTAGTGGAAGTTCAcgtgtttaattttttataaaacgcAAAATTCGATTTCTAATTTTTGGTTGCATTTGTATCGTTTGGCAACGCAGGAAGTATCAGTATACCTTGCTGCAGACGAACATTTTGAGAAATACTGTTTCAAAAGTTGTAGTTTAGTGGATGTTTGAAGAGCACATGTTCTTTAGATTCCGAAGGAACATAACTAATCAAACGAGAAAATGTCATCGTTTACATTAGGTCACTTTAGCCAAGTATGCAGCCAGTTGTTAAACCACTACTATGGAGAAATTGTCGGCCAAGTCGGATCCTATTTACTTAGGCGAGGCAATCGTATGTTGACCGACATACGTACTGCAACCGGCTTGTCCATTCGCGAAGTGTGATCAATTTTAACTATATTAAAGATACACTTTCTAAAAATTCTGCATTTTTCATAGGTTAAGAAAGCTTTGGCTGTGATGATTCAACATAACCTAGTCAAATTCCAAGCAAGTGAACGGAATAACAATGTTGCAGAGTACTCAATGATGCATCACAATGTCTACTGTCTCATTAGATACCCAAAgtacatttttcttatatagtggtaatttccttttaaaattttacagttGACTTTGCAGGTATCTATACATGATTAAGAGGATTTATGGGACATCGGAAGAAATTCTGCTAGAGATCTTGCTAAATCTAGGACAAGCAAGTGCTTCCAATGTTATTTTCCATTCAGCAAATAGGCTGAATGAAGCTAATGGTATTTTCAGCCctgatttttgtaaattacAGTAACCATACTTATATTCGTTGTAGATAGTGAAGTTTTAAGTCCCTCAGCCCTCCATCAAAGTTTTCAAAGACTTGCCCAAGATAACTTCATCATTAGATGCCCAAAGCTTGCAGAAAACGCAACTTTACTAAAAGTGCCCACACTTGaaattgaagagaaagaaaaatttgctgtTCCAAACGTGGAGATTGAACCTATAGCCAGAAtgctgaaagaaaaagcaactCAGTTAGGCGGACATTGCGACAGCGAAATAATTTGGCGTGTAAATCACGAACGATTTGACATTGAATTGAggtagaaataaatttatctCCACCCTaaattgccatttttattgtatgtaaaaaatgttttttaggAATGTGATTCTAGTCAATGCTGCTGCCAGAAGAGTGGATACAACAGCTGGCGAATTATACCATTTAATCCTCAAGCTCTGGCGCGAAAGTAGCAACCCCGATTCACCAGCAACAACTCCCGTATCCTACAACGTAATTAAGGATGCCGTTAGAAAAAACGACAGTAGTCCGATTTTGTTGGAACATTTCGATCACTACTTGAGAGTGCTGCACGAGGATTCTGCTGGTTTGATTGACAAACCGGGCGATGCTGGTGGCGGTCAATTCAATCTTGACTATTCGAAAGTTTTCGAAAATTTGGCTTGCGCTTCGTTGGACTCGattgtactagaaagatttggATCGAAAGCTTTACGACTCTTTAGGTGGatcagaaattttaaaaatggttcagGA
This DNA window, taken from Daphnia pulex isolate KAP4 chromosome 2, ASM2113471v1, encodes the following:
- the LOC124188665 gene encoding uncharacterized protein LOC124188665 isoform X2, giving the protein MRPKPPTTTTPPPSSTPSSSEEASAPGLEEENKDEMLNIYFCMVDALLRSADEERPLHSARNELNQKLGQYDANKNKDMRLRLLKHFQSQGKEARDLVGLFRLLDVILDDHMDLVEIPCRDEDGCECFDNRILPIIIKRCPNLGKLHFHCSNGLAQDWPETIGFYISQFTFLTSLHLDKVPIQCKSIISVLGKSCPRLKSLRLGFDNLPLSIDEFLSIFYCGDLTLLRNVTPDVPSIEHDQNPATEQKKAYNECCVPPHLLYSFCQTLEEIRINYFSSNEPYVIAFILRHLPLLQKLETSDFEFKDYTTSIRALWDTQNRMHRESSADESMELSLPSNSDSIVLKEFSGKLALTSLFVEGERDYLNLKSMCELCPDLQKLHLLETSVRDVAETKTSENGFTLLEIANDFNKLNKLRVLTCTESDGPLCSVITQATAPFLTALEVVLDGVFIPKFDFLISCDNLQILKLSTEFHPPLKSYFSVETKSNLIPETFLPKLEEVQLDFCMNSELEELFLKKSTLKHIDVLCLHHVGQSDEQFIELFLQWPHLVSFKYKMPRKFTVDMGLKILAHLPCLRSLSLFKDIKYRCSGDFNQLKKTCRQRNIKLDLHLFVDTYLCIDGDVNGDRVSTSDESETDS
- the LOC124188665 gene encoding uncharacterized protein LOC124188665 isoform X1; its protein translation is MTKLSTSPITAVVRPIAVSNLSDSRKRKSSQDVEGAYEGSWAMRPKPPTTTTPPPSSTPSSSEEASAPGLEEENKDEMLNIYFCMVDALLRSADEERPLHSARNELNQKLGQYDANKNKDMRLRLLKHFQSQGKEARDLVGLFRLLDVILDDHMDLVEIPCRDEDGCECFDNRILPIIIKRCPNLGKLHFHCSNGLAQDWPETIGFYISQFTFLTSLHLDKVPIQCKSIISVLGKSCPRLKSLRLGFDNLPLSIDEFLSIFYCGDLTLLRNVTPDVPSIEHDQNPATEQKKAYNECCVPPHLLYSFCQTLEEIRINYFSSNEPYVIAFILRHLPLLQKLETSDFEFKDYTTSIRALWDTQNRMHRESSADESMELSLPSNSDSIVLKEFSGKLALTSLFVEGERDYLNLKSMCELCPDLQKLHLLETSVRDVAETKTSENGFTLLEIANDFNKLNKLRVLTCTESDGPLCSVITQATAPFLTALEVVLDGVFIPKFDFLISCDNLQILKLSTEFHPPLKSYFSVETKSNLIPETFLPKLEEVQLDFCMNSELEELFLKKSTLKHIDVLCLHHVGQSDEQFIELFLQWPHLVSFKYKMPRKFTVDMGLKILAHLPCLRSLSLFKDIKYRCSGDFNQLKKTCRQRNIKLDLHLFVDTYLCIDGDVNGDRVSTSDESETDS
- the LOC124188667 gene encoding DNA-directed RNA polymerase III subunit RPC3-like, giving the protein MSSFTLGHFSQVCSQLLNHYYGEIVGQVGSYLLRRGNRMLTDIRTATGLSIREVKKALAVMIQHNLVKFQASERNNNVAEYSMMHHNVYCLIRYPKYLYMIKRIYGTSEEILLEILLNLGQASASNVIFHSANRLNEANDSEVLSPSALHQSFQRLAQDNFIIRCPKLAENATLLKVPTLEIEEKEKFAVPNVEIEPIARMLKEKATQLGGHCDSEIIWRVNHERFDIELRNVILVNAAARRVDTTAGELYHLILKLWRESSNPDSPATTPVSYNVIKDAVRKNDSSPILLEHFDHYLRVLHEDSAGLIDKPGDAGGGQFNLDYSKVFENLACASLDSIVLERFGSKALRLFRLTRIQKFMEQDQMQNVAMIPAKEAKMFTYKLLEHNFLQIKELKKGTSNFAPVKSFILYHVDLPQVVRTVLEASYKGLFNAMVRQMHDLTENKRLLEKHAMLESMLERLKGDDGVPEEEIAELSDTMHPAEKSLVEKIHLMSDNLTLGQTQADETILILESYLKFKSKEL